In the Larus michahellis chromosome 6, bLarMic1.1, whole genome shotgun sequence genome, one interval contains:
- the HLTF gene encoding helicase-like transcription factor isoform X4, producing MSWRLPKDSARGCSQQNICRGERNYSSFSSSDFYSRLGLEDFISVDDTSGTEEDTDSAVLYGTLRGSVVGLRYYTGIVNNNEMVALQREPNNPYDKNAVKVNNVNGDQVGHIKKELAAALAGIMDNKLALIEGVVPYGAKNTFTMPVQMSFWGRDENKEAVLDHLKRHGFKLAPPLKGSEHGFGSKWISGRAGPSYSAPVHAAVQLTTEQLKSEFDKLFEDLKEDDKSCEMEGAEAVGTLLLPHQKQALAWMVSRENSNDLPPFWEERNNFYYNILTNFAEKQRPKNVLGGILADDMGLGKTLTTIALILTNFQDGKPLPVEKITSDKCYEESRTNSMNSVGRGLCKDSSNVKEPGVSNIKKSETTPLKYSSCIPKRDKAKKPRYSGSSDLGESEEWLPQQTETTSCHVQEDSGFASVLLSASTCLKRQTKRKGTTSVQSVEKKYSDVGPRATLIVCPLSVLSNWIDQFEQHIRQDFHVNIYVYYGSDRSKDPSVLSEQDIVLTTYNILATDYGIRGDSPLHKVKWLRIVLDEGHTIRNPNAQQTKAALNLEGHRRWVLTGTPIQNSVKDLWSLISFLKLKPFTDREWWHRTIQRPVTMGARGGLGRLQSLIRSITLRRTKTSKVKGKPILELPERKVLIQHVTLTEEERQIYQSVKKEGKAAISRFFSEGTVLAHYADILGVLLRLRQLCCHPHLCINTSSSSFSADNKTPEELRETLVSKMKLVLSSGSDEECAVCLESLTLPVITRCAHVFCKPCIFEVIRSEQPNAKCPLCRNELRVEQLVECPLEEEIDTNNGKKSDQEWISSSKINALMHALIELRRDNPTAKCLVVSQFTTFLSLIENPLKESGFAFTRLDGSMAQKKRAEAIQCFQSSQAGSPTVMLLSLKAGGVGLNLTAASRVFLMDPAWNPAAEDQCFDRCHRLGQKHDVVITKFIVKDSVEENMLKIQNKKRELAAGAFATKKPSASEAKQTKINEIKALIDL from the exons ATGTCGTGGAGGCTGCCCAA AGATTCTGCAAGAGGATGCTCTCAACAGAACAtctgcagaggagagagaaactattccagtttttcctcttctgacttTTACTCCAGACTTGGGTTGGAAGACTTCATCTCTGTAGATGACACCTCTGGAACAGAGGAGGATACAGACTCAGCTGTCTTATATGGAACTTTGCGAGGAAGTGTTGTTGGATTACGATACTACACGGGGATT GTTAATAACAATGAAATGGTTGCACTTCAGAGGGAGCCCAATAATCCTTATGATAAAAATGCAGTGAAAGTAAATAATGTGAATGGAGACCAGGTAGGCCATATAAAAAAAGAACTAGCAGCAGCATTGGCAGGCATTATGGACAACAAACTAGCATTAATTGAAGG GGTTGTCCCTTACGGAGCGAAAAATACCTTTACCATGCCTGTACAAATGAGCTTTTGGGGAAGAGACGAGAACAAGGAAGCAGTGCTAGATCATCTAAAAAGGCACGGATTTAAATTGGCTCCTCCTCTAAAAG GTTCAGAACATGGTTTTGGATCAAAGTGGATTTCTGGGAGAGCTGGTCCAAGTTACAGCGCACCGGTTCATGCTGCTGTGCAGTTGACAACTGAACAG CTTAAAAGTGAATTTGACAAATTGTTTGAGGATCTGAAGGAAGATGATAAAAGTTGTGAAATGGAAGGAGCAGAG GCTGTTGGCACACTTTTGCTTCCCCATCAGAAGCAGGCTTTGGCTTGGATGGTTTCACGTGAGAACAGTAATGATTTGCCACCGTTTTGGGAAGAGAGAAATAACTTCTATTACAATATACTTacaaattttgcagaaaagcagcgACCTAAAAATGTTCTTGGAGGAATACTGGCTGATGACATGGGGCTG GGTAAAACGCTTACTACTATTGCATTGATTCTCACAAATTTTCAAGATGGCAAGCCTCTTCCTGTTGAAAAGATCACAAGTGATAAGTGTTACGAG GAATCTCGTACTAACAGCATGAACAGCGTTGGACGCGGACTATGTAAAG ACTCTAGCAATGTGAAGGAGCCTGGTGTTTCTAACATAAAAAAGTCTGAAACTACACCGTTGAAATACTCAAGCTGTATTCCAAAAAG GGATAAAGCCAAGAAGCCCAGATATTCAGGAAGCAGTGATCTGGGAGAGTCTGAAGAATGGCTACCGCAACAAACAGAAA CAACCTCTTGTCATGTCCAAGAAGACAGTGGCTTTGCATCTGTTCTTCTATCTGCATCTACttgtttaaaaagacaaacaaagagaaaag GTACCACTAGTGTTCAGTCAGTTGAGAAGAAATACTCTGATGTTGGCCCCAGAGCAACGCTGATTGTATGTCCACTGTCTGTCCTAAGCAACTGGATT GACCAGTTTGAACAACATATCCGCCAAGattttcatgtaaatatttatgtttattatGGTTCTGACCGTAGCAAAGACCCATCAGTTCTTTCAGAACAAGACATCGTTCTGACAACGTACAACATCTTAGCTACTGATTACGGA aTCAGAGGTGACAGCCCTTTACACAAAGTCAAATGGCTGAGAATTGTGCTGGATGAAGGGCACACTATACGAAACCCAAATGCTCAGCAAACTAAAGCTGCCTTAAATCTGGAGGGACACAGAAGATGGGTACTTACAG gCACTCCTATCCAGAATTCTGTAAAGGATTTGTGGTCTCTTATTTCCTTCTTAAAACTGAAACCTTTTACTGATCGAGAGTGGTGGCACAGAACAATTCAACGTCCAGTCACAATGGGAGCTCGAGGAGGACTTGG GCGTTTACAGTCTCTGATTAGGAGTATTACCCTTAGAAGAACTAAAACAAGTAAAGTTAAAGGAAAACCCATTTTGGAGTTACCAGAACGTAAAGTACTTATTCAGCATGTTACgctgacagaggaagagagacaaaTCTATCAGTCTGTGAAGAAGGAGGGCAAAGCTGCTATTAGCAG atttttcagtGAAGGGACTGTGCTAGCTCACTATGCTGACATCCTTGGTGTCCTGCTCAGATTGAGGCAGCTTTGTTGCCATCCTCATCTTTGTATAAATACATCTTCCTCTAGTTTTTCAGCTG ATAATAAAACTCCTGAAGAACTGCGTGAGACATTAGTGAGTAAAATGAAGTTGGTTCTGAGCTCTGGTTCAGATGAAGAGTGTGCAGTTTGCTTGGAATCACTGACTCTTCCTGTGATAACACGCTGTGCGCATGTGTTTTGTAAGCCATGTATTTTTGAAGTCATCAGAAGTGAACAG CCAAATGCCAAATGCCCTCTCTGTAGGAATGAGCTTCGAGTAGAGCAGTTGGTGGAATGTCCCCTTGAAGAGGAAATAGACACCAATAATGGAAAAAAGTCTGATCAGGAGTGGATATCCAGTTCAAAG ATAAACGCTCTCATGCATGCTTTGATAGAACTCCGGAGGGATAATCCAACTGCTAAATGTCTGGTGGTTTCTCAGTTCACAACTTTCCTGTCACTGATAGAAAATCCCTTGAA AGAATCAGGGTTTGCCTTTACTCGTTTGGATGGGTCAATGGCAcagaagaaaagagcagaagcaaTTCAGTGTTTCCAAAGCAGCCAAGCAGGATCCCCAACTGTAATGCTTTTGTCTCTGAAAGCAGGTGGAGTTGGATTAAATCTGACAGCAGCTTCCCGAGTGTTTTTAATGGATCCT GCTTGGAATCCTGCTGCGGAAGACCAGTGTTTTGACAGGTGTCACAGGTTGGGTCAGAAGCATGATGTTGTTATTACAAAG ttcattgtGAAGGATTCAGTGGaagaaaatatgctgaaaattCAGAACAAGAAGAGGGAACTTGCAGCAGGAGCCTTTGCTACCAAAAAGCCTTCAGCAAgtgaagcaaaacaaaccaaaattaatgaaattaaggCTCTTATTGATTTATAG
- the HLTF gene encoding helicase-like transcription factor isoform X2 has protein sequence MRWAGLERPERWRAPQLRVLRDSARGCSQQNICRGERNYSSFSSSDFYSRLGLEDFISVDDTSGTEEDTDSAVLYGTLRGSVVGLRYYTGIVNNNEMVALQREPNNPYDKNAVKVNNVNGDQVGHIKKELAAALAGIMDNKLALIEGVVPYGAKNTFTMPVQMSFWGRDENKEAVLDHLKRHGFKLAPPLKGSEHGFGSKWISGRAGPSYSAPVHAAVQLTTEQLKSEFDKLFEDLKEDDKSCEMEGAEAVGTLLLPHQKQALAWMVSRENSNDLPPFWEERNNFYYNILTNFAEKQRPKNVLGGILADDMGLGKTLTTIALILTNFQDGKPLPVEKITSDKCYEESRTNSMNSVGRGLCKDSSNVKEPGVSNIKKSETTPLKYSSCIPKRDKAKKPRYSGSSDLGESEEWLPQQTETTSCHVQEDSGFASVLLSASTCLKRQTKRKGTTSVQSVEKKYSDVGPRATLIVCPLSVLSNWIDQFEQHIRQDFHVNIYVYYGSDRSKDPSVLSEQDIVLTTYNILATDYGIRGDSPLHKVKWLRIVLDEGHTIRNPNAQQTKAALNLEGHRRWVLTGTPIQNSVKDLWSLISFLKLKPFTDREWWHRTIQRPVTMGARGGLGRLQSLIRSITLRRTKTSKVKGKPILELPERKVLIQHVTLTEEERQIYQSVKKEGKAAISRFFSEGTVLAHYADILGVLLRLRQLCCHPHLCINTSSSSFSADNKTPEELRETLVSKMKLVLSSGSDEECAVCLESLTLPVITRCAHVFCKPCIFEVIRSEQPNAKCPLCRNELRVEQLVECPLEEEIDTNNGKKSDQEWISSSKINALMHALIELRRDNPTAKCLVVSQFTTFLSLIENPLKESGFAFTRLDGSMAQKKRAEAIQCFQSSQAGSPTVMLLSLKAGGVGLNLTAASRVFLMDPAWNPAAEDQCFDRCHRLGQKHDVVITKFIVKDSVEENMLKIQNKKRELAAGAFATKKPSASEAKQTKINEIKALIDL, from the exons ATGCGGTGGGCGGGGCTTGAGCGGCCGGAGCGCTGGCGGGCGCCTCAGCTGCGGGTTCTGAG AGATTCTGCAAGAGGATGCTCTCAACAGAACAtctgcagaggagagagaaactattccagtttttcctcttctgacttTTACTCCAGACTTGGGTTGGAAGACTTCATCTCTGTAGATGACACCTCTGGAACAGAGGAGGATACAGACTCAGCTGTCTTATATGGAACTTTGCGAGGAAGTGTTGTTGGATTACGATACTACACGGGGATT GTTAATAACAATGAAATGGTTGCACTTCAGAGGGAGCCCAATAATCCTTATGATAAAAATGCAGTGAAAGTAAATAATGTGAATGGAGACCAGGTAGGCCATATAAAAAAAGAACTAGCAGCAGCATTGGCAGGCATTATGGACAACAAACTAGCATTAATTGAAGG GGTTGTCCCTTACGGAGCGAAAAATACCTTTACCATGCCTGTACAAATGAGCTTTTGGGGAAGAGACGAGAACAAGGAAGCAGTGCTAGATCATCTAAAAAGGCACGGATTTAAATTGGCTCCTCCTCTAAAAG GTTCAGAACATGGTTTTGGATCAAAGTGGATTTCTGGGAGAGCTGGTCCAAGTTACAGCGCACCGGTTCATGCTGCTGTGCAGTTGACAACTGAACAG CTTAAAAGTGAATTTGACAAATTGTTTGAGGATCTGAAGGAAGATGATAAAAGTTGTGAAATGGAAGGAGCAGAG GCTGTTGGCACACTTTTGCTTCCCCATCAGAAGCAGGCTTTGGCTTGGATGGTTTCACGTGAGAACAGTAATGATTTGCCACCGTTTTGGGAAGAGAGAAATAACTTCTATTACAATATACTTacaaattttgcagaaaagcagcgACCTAAAAATGTTCTTGGAGGAATACTGGCTGATGACATGGGGCTG GGTAAAACGCTTACTACTATTGCATTGATTCTCACAAATTTTCAAGATGGCAAGCCTCTTCCTGTTGAAAAGATCACAAGTGATAAGTGTTACGAG GAATCTCGTACTAACAGCATGAACAGCGTTGGACGCGGACTATGTAAAG ACTCTAGCAATGTGAAGGAGCCTGGTGTTTCTAACATAAAAAAGTCTGAAACTACACCGTTGAAATACTCAAGCTGTATTCCAAAAAG GGATAAAGCCAAGAAGCCCAGATATTCAGGAAGCAGTGATCTGGGAGAGTCTGAAGAATGGCTACCGCAACAAACAGAAA CAACCTCTTGTCATGTCCAAGAAGACAGTGGCTTTGCATCTGTTCTTCTATCTGCATCTACttgtttaaaaagacaaacaaagagaaaag GTACCACTAGTGTTCAGTCAGTTGAGAAGAAATACTCTGATGTTGGCCCCAGAGCAACGCTGATTGTATGTCCACTGTCTGTCCTAAGCAACTGGATT GACCAGTTTGAACAACATATCCGCCAAGattttcatgtaaatatttatgtttattatGGTTCTGACCGTAGCAAAGACCCATCAGTTCTTTCAGAACAAGACATCGTTCTGACAACGTACAACATCTTAGCTACTGATTACGGA aTCAGAGGTGACAGCCCTTTACACAAAGTCAAATGGCTGAGAATTGTGCTGGATGAAGGGCACACTATACGAAACCCAAATGCTCAGCAAACTAAAGCTGCCTTAAATCTGGAGGGACACAGAAGATGGGTACTTACAG gCACTCCTATCCAGAATTCTGTAAAGGATTTGTGGTCTCTTATTTCCTTCTTAAAACTGAAACCTTTTACTGATCGAGAGTGGTGGCACAGAACAATTCAACGTCCAGTCACAATGGGAGCTCGAGGAGGACTTGG GCGTTTACAGTCTCTGATTAGGAGTATTACCCTTAGAAGAACTAAAACAAGTAAAGTTAAAGGAAAACCCATTTTGGAGTTACCAGAACGTAAAGTACTTATTCAGCATGTTACgctgacagaggaagagagacaaaTCTATCAGTCTGTGAAGAAGGAGGGCAAAGCTGCTATTAGCAG atttttcagtGAAGGGACTGTGCTAGCTCACTATGCTGACATCCTTGGTGTCCTGCTCAGATTGAGGCAGCTTTGTTGCCATCCTCATCTTTGTATAAATACATCTTCCTCTAGTTTTTCAGCTG ATAATAAAACTCCTGAAGAACTGCGTGAGACATTAGTGAGTAAAATGAAGTTGGTTCTGAGCTCTGGTTCAGATGAAGAGTGTGCAGTTTGCTTGGAATCACTGACTCTTCCTGTGATAACACGCTGTGCGCATGTGTTTTGTAAGCCATGTATTTTTGAAGTCATCAGAAGTGAACAG CCAAATGCCAAATGCCCTCTCTGTAGGAATGAGCTTCGAGTAGAGCAGTTGGTGGAATGTCCCCTTGAAGAGGAAATAGACACCAATAATGGAAAAAAGTCTGATCAGGAGTGGATATCCAGTTCAAAG ATAAACGCTCTCATGCATGCTTTGATAGAACTCCGGAGGGATAATCCAACTGCTAAATGTCTGGTGGTTTCTCAGTTCACAACTTTCCTGTCACTGATAGAAAATCCCTTGAA AGAATCAGGGTTTGCCTTTACTCGTTTGGATGGGTCAATGGCAcagaagaaaagagcagaagcaaTTCAGTGTTTCCAAAGCAGCCAAGCAGGATCCCCAACTGTAATGCTTTTGTCTCTGAAAGCAGGTGGAGTTGGATTAAATCTGACAGCAGCTTCCCGAGTGTTTTTAATGGATCCT GCTTGGAATCCTGCTGCGGAAGACCAGTGTTTTGACAGGTGTCACAGGTTGGGTCAGAAGCATGATGTTGTTATTACAAAG ttcattgtGAAGGATTCAGTGGaagaaaatatgctgaaaattCAGAACAAGAAGAGGGAACTTGCAGCAGGAGCCTTTGCTACCAAAAAGCCTTCAGCAAgtgaagcaaaacaaaccaaaattaatgaaattaaggCTCTTATTGATTTATAG
- the HLTF gene encoding helicase-like transcription factor isoform X1, whose amino-acid sequence MRWAGLERPERWRAPQLRVLRDSARGCSQQNICRGERNYSSFSSSDFYSRLGLEDFISVDDTSGTEEDTDSAVLYGTLRGSVVGLRYYTGIVNNNEMVALQREPNNPYDKNAVKVNNVNGDQVGHIKKELAAALAGIMDNKLALIEGVVPYGAKNTFTMPVQMSFWGRDENKEAVLDHLKRHGFKLAPPLKVGSEHGFGSKWISGRAGPSYSAPVHAAVQLTTEQLKSEFDKLFEDLKEDDKSCEMEGAEAVGTLLLPHQKQALAWMVSRENSNDLPPFWEERNNFYYNILTNFAEKQRPKNVLGGILADDMGLGKTLTTIALILTNFQDGKPLPVEKITSDKCYEESRTNSMNSVGRGLCKDSSNVKEPGVSNIKKSETTPLKYSSCIPKRDKAKKPRYSGSSDLGESEEWLPQQTETTSCHVQEDSGFASVLLSASTCLKRQTKRKGTTSVQSVEKKYSDVGPRATLIVCPLSVLSNWIDQFEQHIRQDFHVNIYVYYGSDRSKDPSVLSEQDIVLTTYNILATDYGIRGDSPLHKVKWLRIVLDEGHTIRNPNAQQTKAALNLEGHRRWVLTGTPIQNSVKDLWSLISFLKLKPFTDREWWHRTIQRPVTMGARGGLGRLQSLIRSITLRRTKTSKVKGKPILELPERKVLIQHVTLTEEERQIYQSVKKEGKAAISRFFSEGTVLAHYADILGVLLRLRQLCCHPHLCINTSSSSFSADNKTPEELRETLVSKMKLVLSSGSDEECAVCLESLTLPVITRCAHVFCKPCIFEVIRSEQPNAKCPLCRNELRVEQLVECPLEEEIDTNNGKKSDQEWISSSKINALMHALIELRRDNPTAKCLVVSQFTTFLSLIENPLKESGFAFTRLDGSMAQKKRAEAIQCFQSSQAGSPTVMLLSLKAGGVGLNLTAASRVFLMDPAWNPAAEDQCFDRCHRLGQKHDVVITKFIVKDSVEENMLKIQNKKRELAAGAFATKKPSASEAKQTKINEIKALIDL is encoded by the exons ATGCGGTGGGCGGGGCTTGAGCGGCCGGAGCGCTGGCGGGCGCCTCAGCTGCGGGTTCTGAG AGATTCTGCAAGAGGATGCTCTCAACAGAACAtctgcagaggagagagaaactattccagtttttcctcttctgacttTTACTCCAGACTTGGGTTGGAAGACTTCATCTCTGTAGATGACACCTCTGGAACAGAGGAGGATACAGACTCAGCTGTCTTATATGGAACTTTGCGAGGAAGTGTTGTTGGATTACGATACTACACGGGGATT GTTAATAACAATGAAATGGTTGCACTTCAGAGGGAGCCCAATAATCCTTATGATAAAAATGCAGTGAAAGTAAATAATGTGAATGGAGACCAGGTAGGCCATATAAAAAAAGAACTAGCAGCAGCATTGGCAGGCATTATGGACAACAAACTAGCATTAATTGAAGG GGTTGTCCCTTACGGAGCGAAAAATACCTTTACCATGCCTGTACAAATGAGCTTTTGGGGAAGAGACGAGAACAAGGAAGCAGTGCTAGATCATCTAAAAAGGCACGGATTTAAATTGGCTCCTCCTCTAAAAG TAGGTTCAGAACATGGTTTTGGATCAAAGTGGATTTCTGGGAGAGCTGGTCCAAGTTACAGCGCACCGGTTCATGCTGCTGTGCAGTTGACAACTGAACAG CTTAAAAGTGAATTTGACAAATTGTTTGAGGATCTGAAGGAAGATGATAAAAGTTGTGAAATGGAAGGAGCAGAG GCTGTTGGCACACTTTTGCTTCCCCATCAGAAGCAGGCTTTGGCTTGGATGGTTTCACGTGAGAACAGTAATGATTTGCCACCGTTTTGGGAAGAGAGAAATAACTTCTATTACAATATACTTacaaattttgcagaaaagcagcgACCTAAAAATGTTCTTGGAGGAATACTGGCTGATGACATGGGGCTG GGTAAAACGCTTACTACTATTGCATTGATTCTCACAAATTTTCAAGATGGCAAGCCTCTTCCTGTTGAAAAGATCACAAGTGATAAGTGTTACGAG GAATCTCGTACTAACAGCATGAACAGCGTTGGACGCGGACTATGTAAAG ACTCTAGCAATGTGAAGGAGCCTGGTGTTTCTAACATAAAAAAGTCTGAAACTACACCGTTGAAATACTCAAGCTGTATTCCAAAAAG GGATAAAGCCAAGAAGCCCAGATATTCAGGAAGCAGTGATCTGGGAGAGTCTGAAGAATGGCTACCGCAACAAACAGAAA CAACCTCTTGTCATGTCCAAGAAGACAGTGGCTTTGCATCTGTTCTTCTATCTGCATCTACttgtttaaaaagacaaacaaagagaaaag GTACCACTAGTGTTCAGTCAGTTGAGAAGAAATACTCTGATGTTGGCCCCAGAGCAACGCTGATTGTATGTCCACTGTCTGTCCTAAGCAACTGGATT GACCAGTTTGAACAACATATCCGCCAAGattttcatgtaaatatttatgtttattatGGTTCTGACCGTAGCAAAGACCCATCAGTTCTTTCAGAACAAGACATCGTTCTGACAACGTACAACATCTTAGCTACTGATTACGGA aTCAGAGGTGACAGCCCTTTACACAAAGTCAAATGGCTGAGAATTGTGCTGGATGAAGGGCACACTATACGAAACCCAAATGCTCAGCAAACTAAAGCTGCCTTAAATCTGGAGGGACACAGAAGATGGGTACTTACAG gCACTCCTATCCAGAATTCTGTAAAGGATTTGTGGTCTCTTATTTCCTTCTTAAAACTGAAACCTTTTACTGATCGAGAGTGGTGGCACAGAACAATTCAACGTCCAGTCACAATGGGAGCTCGAGGAGGACTTGG GCGTTTACAGTCTCTGATTAGGAGTATTACCCTTAGAAGAACTAAAACAAGTAAAGTTAAAGGAAAACCCATTTTGGAGTTACCAGAACGTAAAGTACTTATTCAGCATGTTACgctgacagaggaagagagacaaaTCTATCAGTCTGTGAAGAAGGAGGGCAAAGCTGCTATTAGCAG atttttcagtGAAGGGACTGTGCTAGCTCACTATGCTGACATCCTTGGTGTCCTGCTCAGATTGAGGCAGCTTTGTTGCCATCCTCATCTTTGTATAAATACATCTTCCTCTAGTTTTTCAGCTG ATAATAAAACTCCTGAAGAACTGCGTGAGACATTAGTGAGTAAAATGAAGTTGGTTCTGAGCTCTGGTTCAGATGAAGAGTGTGCAGTTTGCTTGGAATCACTGACTCTTCCTGTGATAACACGCTGTGCGCATGTGTTTTGTAAGCCATGTATTTTTGAAGTCATCAGAAGTGAACAG CCAAATGCCAAATGCCCTCTCTGTAGGAATGAGCTTCGAGTAGAGCAGTTGGTGGAATGTCCCCTTGAAGAGGAAATAGACACCAATAATGGAAAAAAGTCTGATCAGGAGTGGATATCCAGTTCAAAG ATAAACGCTCTCATGCATGCTTTGATAGAACTCCGGAGGGATAATCCAACTGCTAAATGTCTGGTGGTTTCTCAGTTCACAACTTTCCTGTCACTGATAGAAAATCCCTTGAA AGAATCAGGGTTTGCCTTTACTCGTTTGGATGGGTCAATGGCAcagaagaaaagagcagaagcaaTTCAGTGTTTCCAAAGCAGCCAAGCAGGATCCCCAACTGTAATGCTTTTGTCTCTGAAAGCAGGTGGAGTTGGATTAAATCTGACAGCAGCTTCCCGAGTGTTTTTAATGGATCCT GCTTGGAATCCTGCTGCGGAAGACCAGTGTTTTGACAGGTGTCACAGGTTGGGTCAGAAGCATGATGTTGTTATTACAAAG ttcattgtGAAGGATTCAGTGGaagaaaatatgctgaaaattCAGAACAAGAAGAGGGAACTTGCAGCAGGAGCCTTTGCTACCAAAAAGCCTTCAGCAAgtgaagcaaaacaaaccaaaattaatgaaattaaggCTCTTATTGATTTATAG